Proteins co-encoded in one Papaver somniferum cultivar HN1 chromosome 5, ASM357369v1, whole genome shotgun sequence genomic window:
- the LOC113278520 gene encoding monothiol glutaredoxin-S7-like — translation MERVTRLASQRAVMIFSKSTCCMSHTIKTLFYDLGVNPTVRELDEEPRAGKEIEKALIRLGCSPSVPAVFIGGELVGGANEVMTLHLSSSLVPLLKHL, via the coding sequence ATGGAGAGAGTAACAAGATTGGCATCACAAAGAGCTGTAATGATCTTTAGCAAGAGTACATGTTGTATGAGTCATACTATCAAGACCCTTTTCTATGATCTCGGAGTAAACCCAACAGTTCGTGAACTCGATGAAGAACCCAGAGCAGGAAAAGAAATCGAGAAAGCACTTATAAGGTTGGGATGTAGTCCTTCGGTACCTGCCGTATTTATCGGTGGTGAGCTAGTTGGAGGAGCTAATGAAGTTATGACTCTTCATCTCAGTAGCTCTCTCGTTCCATTGCTGAAGCACTTATAG
- the LOC113278521 gene encoding monothiol glutaredoxin-S7-like, with protein sequence MERVTRLASQRAVVIFSKSTCCMSHTIKTLFYDLGVNPTVHELDEEPRAGKEIEKALIRLGCSPSVPAVFIGGELVGGANKVMTLHLSSSLVPLLKHL encoded by the coding sequence ATGGAGAGAGTAACAAGATTGGCATCACAAAGAGCTGTAGTGATCTTTAGCAAGAGTACATGTTGTATGAGTCATACTATCAAGACCCTTTTCTATGATCTCGGAGTAAACCCAACAGTTCATGAACTCGATGAAGAACCCAGAGCAGGAAAAGAAATCGAGAAAGCACTTATAAGGTTGGGATGTAGTCCTTCGGTACCTGCCGTATTTATCGGTGGTGAGCTAGTTGGAGGAGCTAATAAAGTTATGACTCTTCATCTCAGTAGCTCTCTCGTTCCATTGCTGAAGCACTTATAA
- the LOC113280657 gene encoding uncharacterized protein LOC113280657 has translation MDHQQFFFDNTRGHVISEANDNIKHWYNIQESFWKTMSRDQSIELGDRNTKFFRDSARKRMKRNKIDAIQNAKGDWLSDNSAITACFTDQFKNMNTAEPTNLNPDIINLIPTTTTQAENEHLLSIPDALEIKTMFFNMEGDKAHGPNGFPPNLFQANWDIIGNDLLSMVQNFFNSGFILSEMNSTFISLIPKTESQISPVHFRPLSLLENGGQLIHQRISTREMAVLVNGSPGEFFKPSRGLRQEDPLFPYLFLLCMESLSRNLMQAGHDGFIHGISICIDAPSSNHLLFADDFLVLCKANMQECTNLINIFNSFIASSGQMINFSKSSIFFSKNTDPAIANNIRNFMQVQKIDSKDNYLGSPLFTNKRKIQAFKPCIDKLKFRLAGWKSENLSPIHIVTMISSVTSTSTIYQMNCPRFLRTCQEINKLQRNFLWKKDPEKPKDLLYIIVSMCLQSDTLGADKGYIFRYERTM, from the exons ATGGATcaccaacaatttttttttgataacactAGAGGTCATGTTATCAGTGAGGCAAATGATAACATCAAACATTGGTACAACATTCAGGAAAGTTTCTGGAAGACTATGAGCAGAGATCAAAGTATTGAGCTTGGGGATAGAAATACCAAATTCTTTCGTGATTCTGCTAGGAAAAGGATGAAAAGAAATAAGATTGATGCCATTCAAAATGCCAAAGGTGATTGGTTATCTGACAACTCTGCTATCACTGCCTGCTTCACAGATCAGTTCAAAAACATGAACACTGCTGAACCTACCAATCTAAACCCTGATATCATCAACCTCATACCCACTACTACAACTCAAGCTGAGAATGAACATCTTCTATCCATTCCTGATGCCTTGGAAATCAAGACAATGTTTTTTAATATGGAAGGTGATAAAGCTCATGGTCCTAACGGATTCCCACCAAATTTATTTCAAGCCAATTGGGACATTATTGGTAATGATCTACTAAGCATGGTTCAAAACTTCTTCAACTCTGGTTTCATTCTGTCTGAAATGAACTCTACTTTCATCTCTCTTATACCCAAAACTGAATCCCAGATTAGTCCTGTCCACTTCAGACCTCTATCCCTCT TGGAAAATGGTGGCCAGCTTATTCATCAGCGCATTTCTACTAGAGAAATGGCAGTTCTAGTCAATGGTTCTCCTGGAGAGTTCTTTAAACCCTCTAGAGGTCTCAGACAGGAAGATCCtctatttccttatctctttCTCTTATGTATGGAATCCCTCTCTAGAAACTTAATGCAAGCAGGGCATGATGGTTTTATCCATGGCATTAGTATTTGTATTGATGCTCCTTCTAGCAATCATCTTCTCTTTGCTGATGACTTCTTAGTCTTATGCAAAGCCAACATGCAGGAATGCACCAACTTAAtcaacatcttcaactccttcattGCTTCTTCAGGCCAAATGATCAATTTCTCCAAATCTAGTATTTTCTTTAGCAAAAACACCGATCCTGCTATTGCTAACAACATTAGAAACTTCATGCAAGTTCAAAAAATTGATTCTAAAGATAATTATCTGGGTTCCCCTTTATTCACCAATAAGAGAAAAATCCAAGCCTTCAAACCTTGTATTGACAAGCTCAAATTCAGACTAGCTGGATGGAAAAGTGAAAATCTATCTCCTATTCACATAGTTACAATGATATCCAGTGTAACCTCCACCTCTACCATTTATCAAATGAATTGTCCAAGATTCCTAAGAACATGTCAGGAGATTAACaaacttcaaagaaattttctatGGAAAAAAGATCCTGAAAAACCTAAAGATTTGTTATACATTATTGTTTCCATGTGTCTCCAAAGTGATACTCTTGGAGCTGATAAAGGCTATATATTTCGTTATGAAAGGACTATGTAA